A part of Thalassophryne amazonica chromosome 3, fThaAma1.1, whole genome shotgun sequence genomic DNA contains:
- the fam72a gene encoding protein FAM72A, whose protein sequence is MSTSNANFKNKCVSQVNCIFCDSLLCTRGMKAVLLADTEVELFSTDIPPNRTVDFVASCYSTESCKCKLRDIACLKCGNVVGYHVVAPCKPCLLSCNNGHFWMFNSDAVSTLNRLDATGLNLLLWGDLPELDDSENEDSESLSEEECIR, encoded by the exons ATGTCGACATCTAACGCAAATTTTAAAAACAAGTGTGTGAGCCAGGTGAACTGCATCTTCTGTGACAGTCTGCTGTGCACCAGAGGGATGAAGGCTGTGCTTCTGGCTGACACCGAGGTGGAACTGTTTTCCACTGATATCCCTCCAAATAG AACTGTTGACTTTGTTGCCAGCTGCTACTCCACTGAAAGCTGCAAATGCAAATTGAGAGACATCGCCTGTCTCAAATG TGGTAATGTTGTGGGCTATCATGTCGTGGCCCCCTGTAAACCCTGCCTGCTTTCCTGCAACAATGGTCACTTCTGGATGTTCAATAGTGATGCCGTTTCTACACTCAACAGACTGGATGCAACAG GTCTGAATCTGCTGCTGTGGGGAGATCTTCCTGAGCTGGATGATAGCGAGAACGAGGACTCAGAAAGCCTGTCAGAGGAGGAGTGCATCAGGTAA